One genomic window of Spirochaetia bacterium 38H-sp includes the following:
- the rsmA gene encoding 16S rRNA (adenine(1518)-N(6)/adenine(1519)-N(6))-dimethyltransferase RsmA, with the protein MEFEKIDYNSPASVSSFLESYGFSMQKRFGQNFLVSSVFRHRIADVIEVSPDMRVWEIGPGIGSLTSLLIDKIDDLCVFEIDRGFVKILSSLFPSCRIIEGDFLKTWMGEFNRGMPDFIVGNLPYNVGTVIVLELLKNACIVPSVFMFQKEVARRFVADRGDEFYGALSLVMSFFYERIFCFDVPASAFWPRPRVVSSVVKLVPKEVLPVSSSEIGCFVRFVFELFSYRRKSLRNVLKALPYFKTASEVDSFLDDVGLDGSLRAEVIEPDVFLNMWKLLGA; encoded by the coding sequence ATGGAATTTGAAAAGATAGATTATAATTCTCCTGCTTCTGTTTCTTCTTTTCTTGAGTCTTATGGCTTTTCTATGCAGAAGAGGTTTGGTCAGAATTTTCTTGTTTCTTCTGTGTTTAGGCATAGAATTGCGGATGTGATTGAGGTTTCTCCCGATATGCGGGTGTGGGAGATAGGTCCGGGGATAGGTTCTCTTACTTCTCTTCTTATAGATAAGATAGATGATTTGTGCGTTTTTGAGATCGATAGGGGGTTTGTAAAAATTTTGTCTTCTCTTTTCCCTTCCTGCAGGATTATAGAGGGCGATTTTCTTAAGACTTGGATGGGAGAATTTAATAGGGGGATGCCTGATTTTATTGTGGGTAATTTGCCGTATAATGTGGGTACTGTTATTGTTCTTGAGCTTCTAAAGAATGCTTGTATTGTTCCTTCTGTGTTTATGTTTCAGAAGGAGGTTGCTCGCAGGTTTGTGGCAGATCGTGGTGATGAGTTTTATGGTGCTTTGTCTCTTGTTATGTCTTTTTTTTATGAGCGTATTTTCTGTTTTGATGTGCCTGCTTCTGCTTTCTGGCCACGTCCAAGGGTTGTATCTTCTGTTGTAAAGCTTGTTCCTAAAGAGGTTCTTCCTGTTTCCTCTAGTGAGATTGGTTGTTTTGTGAGGTTTGTTTTTGAACTTTTTTCATACAGGCGTAAGAGTCTTAGAAATGTTCTCAAGGCTCTTCCTTATTTTAAAACTGCTTCTGAGGTGGATTCTTTTCTTGATGATGTAGGGCTTGATGGCTCTTTGAGGGCAGAGGTCATTGAACCGGATGTTTTTTTGAATATGTGGAAGTTGTTGGGGGCTTGA
- a CDS encoding ComEC/Rec2 family competence protein — protein MLLFAVSAGFVTGYFQKPDFTNWMGFPKERIKSVRVVCLSDSRLSHRGRYNTKVKIKRVYDRNLGSAAADFYALMISDKPFFMQSIVDADVKVFESSFNSGLGYLSTDRSRFLGFSSVFYRLRGDVVRSIRAEIERWPFKISALFMALFLGDRSYILDYMYDGFKRAGALHVLALSGLHVGIISLLCLLFFSVFFPVYIARPISALFLFLYVFIAGPYPSLLRASVFFAFTILFSYKGMRLINILGFTAVFMAVFFPSQMYSLGSLLSFSAVLGIVLFTWPLSIMIRPYVGSFISSVFACSFSAFWATVPVVIIVFSALSLAGAVSAIFIVPVITFFMFFSVARLLLSFVVSWFSVVFDWVLSFLYFILEKLVYVFSLFPVIEGSFGYVFLALWPILTFVILLWYYPFSWNLKR, from the coding sequence TTGCTCCTTTTTGCTGTTTCTGCTGGATTTGTTACGGGGTATTTTCAGAAGCCTGATTTTACTAATTGGATGGGGTTTCCCAAAGAGCGGATAAAGTCAGTAAGGGTTGTTTGTCTTTCTGATAGTAGGCTTTCTCACAGAGGAAGGTATAATACAAAGGTAAAAATAAAGCGTGTTTATGATAGAAACTTAGGGAGTGCCGCGGCGGATTTTTATGCGCTTATGATAAGTGATAAGCCGTTTTTTATGCAAAGTATTGTTGATGCGGATGTTAAGGTTTTTGAGAGCTCTTTCAATAGCGGTTTGGGTTATCTTAGCACTGACAGGTCTCGATTTCTAGGATTCTCTTCCGTTTTTTATAGATTACGGGGGGATGTTGTTAGGAGTATCAGGGCTGAGATAGAAAGATGGCCTTTTAAGATTTCTGCTCTTTTTATGGCGCTTTTTCTTGGTGACAGGTCATATATTTTGGATTATATGTATGACGGATTTAAGAGGGCTGGAGCTTTGCATGTCCTTGCATTGTCTGGTTTGCATGTAGGTATCATTTCTTTGTTGTGTTTATTGTTTTTTTCTGTTTTCTTTCCTGTATATATTGCTCGTCCCATTTCTGCGTTGTTTCTCTTTTTATATGTTTTTATTGCTGGGCCTTATCCTTCTCTTTTGAGGGCTTCTGTGTTTTTTGCTTTTACTATTTTGTTTTCATATAAGGGAATGCGTCTTATAAATATTCTTGGTTTTACGGCAGTGTTTATGGCTGTTTTTTTCCCGTCTCAGATGTATTCTCTCGGTTCTCTTCTTTCTTTTTCTGCTGTTCTGGGGATTGTTTTGTTTACGTGGCCTCTTTCTATAATGATAAGGCCATATGTGGGGAGTTTTATTTCTTCTGTTTTTGCCTGTTCGTTTTCTGCTTTTTGGGCTACTGTTCCTGTTGTTATTATTGTTTTTTCTGCGCTTAGTTTGGCAGGGGCTGTCTCTGCTATTTTTATTGTTCCTGTTATAACTTTTTTTATGTTTTTTTCTGTTGCTAGGTTATTGCTGTCTTTTGTTGTTTCCTGGTTTTCTGTTGTTTTTGATTGGGTTCTTAGTTTCTTGTATTTTATTTTGGAGAAGTTGGTATATGTTTTTTCCTTGTTCCCTGTTATTGAGGGAAGTTTCGGATATGTGTTTCTTGCTTTATGGCCTATACTTACTTTTGTTATTTTGTTGTGGTATTATCCGTTTTCATGGAATTTGAAAAGATAG
- a CDS encoding type II CAAX endopeptidase family protein, which translates to MQNKNIYLLFAEFITVTLIILLDAYISQLYFTNKLQFSYITLLNLLIKAIPSAALILFLRIVMIRWGVRPFQLFAPVKAPVIKIFATFGGILAILLVCGIFFSLVLENTKNPGNITGISEIVDFSNKEAFYVLIPILLIGAYWEELLFRSYMISRLRSMGADNTSAIFVSSTLFGLGHLYEGGFVSFVVTASIGAFLGRQYLKYKNIHIISIAHFLYNLFVIAIALLLRNYV; encoded by the coding sequence ATGCAAAATAAAAACATATATCTTCTTTTTGCAGAATTCATTACGGTTACTTTAATCATACTTCTTGATGCATATATTTCGCAACTATATTTTACCAATAAACTACAATTTTCTTATATTACTCTATTAAATTTGCTTATAAAAGCGATTCCTTCTGCAGCTCTTATTCTTTTTCTGAGAATAGTCATGATAAGGTGGGGAGTAAGACCTTTCCAGTTATTTGCACCTGTGAAAGCCCCAGTTATTAAAATATTTGCTACTTTTGGCGGTATCCTTGCAATATTATTAGTTTGTGGGATATTTTTTTCTCTCGTATTAGAAAATACTAAAAATCCCGGAAATATTACAGGAATAAGTGAAATTGTGGATTTTTCCAATAAAGAGGCATTTTATGTTCTTATTCCCATTCTACTTATAGGAGCGTACTGGGAGGAACTCCTTTTTAGGTCATATATGATATCCAGACTCAGGTCAATGGGAGCGGATAACACAAGTGCTATATTTGTTTCTTCTACATTATTTGGTCTGGGCCATCTTTATGAGGGAGGGTTTGTGAGTTTTGTAGTAACTGCCAGCATAGGAGCTTTCCTAGGAAGGCAGTATCTCAAATATAAAAACATACACATTATCTCCATAGCTCACTTTCTTTATAATTTGTTTGTGATAGCAATTGCGCTGCTTTTACGTAATTATGTTTGA
- the dapA gene encoding 4-hydroxy-tetrahydrodipicolinate synthase codes for MKPGVYTALITPFNQDGTIDYGALRELVEFQIQEGITGLVPVGTTGESPTVSHEENLKIIEEVVKQAAGRVPIIAGTGSNCTQEAIDMTKRAKDIGADASLQVAPYYNKPNQEGFYKHFTSIADTCQLPIVIYNIPGRTGKNIETNTILKLASHPNIVAVKEASGNLSQIMDIIREAPADFTILSGDDNITYPFITLGGHGVISVASNLIPGTMTKFISAALAGDIKTAKAEHYRLLPLFKNLFIDTNPIPIKFAMSLLKNLNIRETYRLPLCPLSQEKKETVKNTLKELKII; via the coding sequence ATAAAACCCGGCGTATATACAGCGTTAATAACCCCATTCAACCAGGACGGTACAATAGATTACGGAGCACTCAGAGAACTTGTAGAATTTCAGATACAGGAAGGAATAACAGGGCTGGTACCGGTAGGCACAACAGGAGAAAGCCCCACTGTAAGCCACGAAGAGAACCTGAAAATCATAGAAGAAGTTGTAAAGCAGGCAGCAGGAAGAGTCCCCATAATAGCCGGGACAGGCTCCAACTGCACACAAGAAGCAATTGACATGACAAAACGCGCAAAAGACATAGGTGCTGATGCAAGCCTGCAAGTTGCACCATATTACAACAAACCCAACCAAGAAGGCTTCTACAAACACTTTACAAGCATAGCAGACACCTGCCAGCTTCCCATAGTAATCTACAACATCCCAGGCAGAACAGGAAAAAACATAGAAACAAACACTATATTAAAACTCGCCAGTCATCCCAACATCGTCGCAGTAAAAGAAGCAAGTGGAAACCTTAGCCAGATAATGGACATAATAAGAGAAGCACCCGCAGACTTCACAATCCTATCAGGAGACGACAACATAACATACCCATTTATAACACTCGGCGGACATGGTGTAATCTCTGTTGCCAGCAACCTCATCCCCGGCACAATGACAAAATTTATCTCGGCAGCCCTTGCAGGCGACATAAAAACAGCAAAAGCAGAACACTACAGACTCCTCCCCCTCTTTAAGAACCTATTCATAGACACAAACCCAATACCCATAAAATTTGCAATGAGCCTGTTAAAAAACCTCAACATCAGAGAAACCTACAGACTCCCGCTCTGTCCCCTCAGTCAGGAAAAAAAAGAAACAGTAAAAAACACACTAAAAGAATTAAAAATAATATAA
- a CDS encoding TlpA disulfide reductase family protein — translation MKKLFFIIFAVFLIFSCSSEDKNTDSQDNKSKVAEEIQDVLNITKVSKDTSLEDYLKNAGFATPDKPVKAPDFIVKALDGKDVSLSDYEGKVVFLNFWATWCPPCRMEMPWIETMVQKIKGHDVVFLAINVQEDKDTVKAFIEENNYTFPVLLDTSGTVSGIYGVSGIPTTYFIDKKGMVRGRLVGAHNWDSDPIYKIIKKALEE, via the coding sequence ATGAAAAAACTTTTTTTTATTATATTTGCAGTATTCCTTATCTTTTCCTGTTCGTCAGAGGATAAAAATACCGATTCTCAAGATAACAAGTCCAAGGTCGCAGAGGAAATACAGGATGTTCTAAACATAACTAAGGTATCAAAAGATACCTCCCTTGAGGACTATCTGAAAAATGCTGGTTTTGCAACTCCTGATAAACCTGTAAAGGCTCCAGATTTTATTGTAAAAGCATTGGATGGCAAGGATGTTTCTCTTTCGGATTATGAGGGAAAAGTGGTTTTTTTAAATTTCTGGGCAACTTGGTGTCCTCCGTGCAGAATGGAGATGCCTTGGATAGAAACAATGGTGCAAAAGATAAAAGGTCATGATGTTGTCTTCCTTGCTATTAATGTGCAGGAGGATAAAGATACAGTAAAGGCTTTTATAGAAGAAAATAATTATACTTTTCCTGTTTTGCTTGATACATCCGGGACTGTATCCGGTATCTATGGAGTGAGTGGTATTCCAACAACATATTTTATTGATAAAAAGGGTATGGTCAGAGGAAGATTGGTAGGAGCTCACAACTGGGATTCAGATCCCATATATAAGATTATAAAGAAGGCTCTGGAAGAATAG
- a CDS encoding PilZ domain-containing protein, translating into MLIFLIVLGISLILFLIFFLKMGGFAFPWVKFYIEGKESGFSLGELNLLRKLALENKLKNPTSLFWSEKALNTCIGNTILKQRKKGIEHHPHSIEYLGKLFEFRKRVEFSLPKYRLGIKSSREIDSGQILRIIIPEYRGTIFTSTVIENMRKYMAITHPQAPNKELSDLNWTGKVIHVYFWRKEDAGYFFESRVLGDYMEKKFAVLHIEHSDDLKRTQKRKSVRLPLNITAMLYPIQNVSSATEDVEKTGGFKCKLIDVSEDGAAVVVGGRAKPGIAVKLQFVLGDDIIVMPGVVKGVSFKKANNRSVLHIQSVPLSQKTKNKILSRVYGIFGPESGVAPPDKKT; encoded by the coding sequence ATGTTGATTTTTCTTATTGTACTTGGAATATCGCTTATTCTTTTTTTGATTTTTTTTCTTAAGATGGGTGGTTTTGCTTTCCCCTGGGTCAAATTCTACATAGAAGGTAAAGAATCGGGATTCTCCCTTGGAGAGCTCAATCTTCTTAGAAAACTTGCATTGGAAAATAAGCTCAAGAATCCTACTTCCCTTTTCTGGTCCGAGAAGGCACTCAACACTTGTATAGGCAATACAATATTAAAGCAAAGAAAAAAAGGGATAGAGCACCATCCTCACAGCATAGAATATCTTGGTAAGCTTTTTGAATTTAGAAAACGGGTGGAGTTTAGCCTTCCCAAGTATAGGCTTGGCATAAAATCATCTAGAGAGATAGATTCTGGACAGATTCTCAGGATAATAATACCGGAATACAGAGGTACAATATTTACCAGTACTGTTATAGAAAATATGAGAAAATATATGGCAATAACCCACCCACAAGCTCCCAACAAGGAGCTAAGCGATCTTAACTGGACAGGTAAGGTCATACATGTGTATTTTTGGCGCAAAGAGGATGCAGGTTATTTTTTTGAGTCCAGAGTGCTTGGTGATTATATGGAGAAGAAGTTTGCTGTATTGCATATAGAACATTCCGATGACCTTAAGAGAACACAGAAGAGAAAATCCGTAAGATTACCTCTCAATATTACAGCAATGCTCTATCCTATACAAAATGTCTCTTCTGCAACAGAGGATGTGGAAAAAACAGGTGGTTTTAAGTGTAAGTTGATTGATGTTTCCGAGGATGGCGCAGCTGTTGTCGTAGGAGGTAGAGCAAAACCTGGTATAGCTGTAAAACTGCAGTTTGTTTTGGGAGATGATATTATCGTAATGCCTGGTGTTGTAAAAGGTGTGAGTTTTAAAAAGGCAAACAATAGATCCGTATTGCATATACAAAGTGTTCCTCTCTCACAGAAGACCAAGAACAAGATATTGAGCAGGGTCTATGGTATATTTGGTCCAGAATCGGGAGTAGCACCGCCTGACAAAAAAACATGA